In Drechmeria coniospora strain ARSEF 6962 chromosome 03, whole genome shotgun sequence, the DNA window GGCCGATAAATCGCTGAAGGGTTTCACAATAGATTGCAGCTGGGCACACCTGTGAACTTGGGGTGTCGTCAGTCGTCTCCCGACAAACGACGTTGGTGACCACGGGAGATGGGGTGCCGTGCATGACAAACCTTCTTTCTGGCCGCCAtctggcggccgaggtgcacCAAGAATCGACCGTGGTCTGCGCTGGAAGGCCAGACCTAAACCCAACGAAAGGAGGCTACTGCACTGGAATTCGGACAAGGAGTTTCTGAGGATTCTGTTGTAGGTGTTCTCGTCGAGCGACCCGAGGTCGACTCGTCCAGAATCGGGATCAAAAGCCACGCCGGGAATGTCCATCGGGCCCTCGGTGGGAGTGCTTGTCTGGCCGTGACCGCCACCGTCAGTTTCCATGGGTTCGTCGGTTCGGCCGCCATGCTCCGCGTTGATCTCCATCGCTTCTTCGGCACGGCCATGGCTCGCTTCGCGGGTGTCCATCGGTTCGTCCGTATCGCCCCTGTTCTCTCCACTGTCCGTGTTCGTCGGTTCCTCGGCATGGCCATGGTTCGCTTCATGGGTGTCCATCGGTTCGTGTGTCGTCGTTGACAGAGCCAAGATCCGCGCCTCTTCCCGCGCAGCGCGAAGCATCTGGCGAACGCCCTGGATCCGGCTACGGACGAATTCTCCTTGAGAAGAGGACCAGTCGACATAGATGTACTCGCAGATCCAGGAACGCGTCACTTCTCGGGTAACATCGACGCCGTTAGGGTCCGCCTGGAAATCCGTAAAGGTCGCGTACGGCATTCCAACGTTCCTGGGGAAATTGTGGCAACCGTCAACTTCGGCCGACTATACGAGGAGGCCCCTTGATTGCACTCACCTGCCAATGACAACGTGGAGGGTTTGACTTCCTCGGGGAAGATAGGTGACGGCCACTAGACGACGCAATCGCCTACGCCCCCGCGGAAATGCCCGGCCGTACCACACGCAGTGGGGGAACCGGTCCGGACCCGGCGCCTGAACCTGGCCTCTCCCTCGTATTGTGTAAATGCGGAGGGAGAGTCCGAGTCTTTCGATGGCGAGCAACACATCGTCTCGCGACATACCaggtcctcctcgccgaggggcaggaaagccggcggcgacggcagcctccTCCACCGTAGCGTTCAGAAGCCTTGCGCAGGATACAAAGAAGCAATCAGCCGGCGCATCGTTTTCAATCAGCCAATCTATGAGGACGACAGGCGGGAACCATCGTTGATcggccgtgctcgtactcgcaGTGTCCTCTTCCTCATGGTCAAACCCATCGTTGTCTGCACCGTGTGTCCGTCGATGGAGCGGCTTCACCTTGGCTGCGACCTCTATGTGCGCATGCGACATTAGCTCCATGCTAGAACTTTCATGCGGGCCTGTACAAGCAGGCATTCATATATACCAAACAATCACCATGACAGATATGGATGCAGATATGCGTTGGACGGACGTGGGCCAGGAAGCAGCCAAACTCTTCCTTGTTAGAGCAACAATCCCGAAACGAACACCTGCTCCTTCCTGTCAAGGCTAACAGAGGATGGGCTTACTGGCACTGTCGTAGCTGGTGGCAGCTTCATCGTGAAGAGCCCAGACGTCAGGCAGCTTTTCTACCACGGGTGTATGGCCATCCGGAACTCGAACGACGATGGCAGCGGCATGTGGAATGCCGAGGATTGCGTGACCAAGGAGTAGGAGCGAGGACGTTCGCATAGTAGGTTGGAGCTTTCAGGACGCAGGAGGACGTGGGCGTTTTCCTCTGCTCCTCAAGGAAAGGATAGCGTGTCGATGGGAAGGAGAGGAAAATCGAAGGGATCATGCAGTCCgatggacgacggcagcTGGCAGTGGAGGAACGTGCGAAGACATTCAAgtgcgtgcaagtaagtaaatacatgtacctacagcGCAATAAGCAGAGGCAAGTATAcatacagcacatgtacattcatgtacttgcacatacGAGCATGTACTCTGAATTCTTGTATACAGTGTGCATGTGTACATATCCATGGCCTTGGTTGGGGGAAGGAGCCTGGGGTTCGTGTCGACAGCGGGAGAAGATATTCATCATGATGGGAGCATGATCCATGGAGAGAGAGCGACTATTATTACTGGTGCTCCCAAACGGGTACATGGGTTTGGCTGACCTACTGCACACTTGCAATCACTTGACAACACTTCCAAAGCACATCAAGGTGCAAATATGAATGATGCATGGATGCATTTGTGCAGGTGAGTAACTAGGTCATTCCTTGCATGCGTTCATGCTGAAACTATTACACATGGTGACAAACACACTCTAGAAAAACATGCAAAAGTCAGCCCAAGAACCGGATTAttgttcggagtacggagcatgtaCCATAAACCGACCtggatactccgtattacttgtatgtaATATACAACAAGTATTAGTTGGTGAACAAGTattatgtacggagtagatacTACTTAAATtccttgcatgtaagtacttgtgtcTACAGGGTATTACTCGTGGTACGCGGACAGGGAGCCAGGGCATATTCTCCACaatcggcgacggtgagcaGCGCAGCAGCTCCTAATTACGGGGCTTGATTTGGCGCTctacagtaattaattactccatacaaTCAACGTACGGGTTGTTGTACCTGTGAGTGTACATGAAATTGACATGAAATTAaagagtactgtaagtacttacatacctAGTAGAAAGTACTAAGCCaactaagtacctactaaggaAACAGTCCAGTACTTGGAAGCAcccactccgtactgcactgtacagtaactGCGCTGTAtaccttagtagtagtagccGTAACTGCGCTGCAATGCAGTAACtgcgctgcaagtacagcgctTTGTACTAGGTACCCGGCACCGCTACCTCCTCGGTTGTTGTCGAAACTGCCAACAATCGCCATCCGTATCATCCGTACTGAATACTAGGTATGTACCGTAGTGTACTGCAGTTCTCTTCTGATGACCTTGTCACGATATCGGCTACTACGGGCTAGTGCTGGGTGTTGCCATGGTTGTCAGGGCTAGAGGTATAATGAATGAGTattactcgtacggagtaagtacttattgcACGAACATTGGTTAGCAGTGGGGATGAACATTTCATACGTCAACCATGTAATACCTGTACTCAGTACATGCAgacacagtaagtacttacataagtataaaagtaagtacttacttgtacgtatgtacagtatattaGTACAATACCGAATACCTGTTGCTCGTGGTCATGCCTGAACTCGGTGCTGGTCCTGCCCGAACCCCGTTCGCATGCGAATACATGCCATGGAGGAGGCCATTCTGGAGGAGGCCAATGTCGCACACTTTGGTGATCCGACCGGAAGCCTCCGCGGCATGTCTCCCCTACTCCTGACCATGGATAATGAGCCTGGCATAGGCGGTGCCGGCTCGGCACGCACAAAAAGAaggagaaggggggggggcatggTCCTTCACACTCGCCATTGATTGAACTGCTTGTCTGGCAGCATATCGATGTGATTTGTAGTCGAATACGAAACAACACTATGGGCAAGCCGACCCGGCCCCGGAGCCGTTGATATCTCGACAAAGGGAACTCTACCAGCCCACAAACCGCACTCGCAGTACGCGCACTTTGTGCCAGAAACTGCCATCCGATCCGACCGTCTGACTCGTGCGTCCCGTCCATGCATACCCATTGCAACCAAGAGAACCAGATACGCCCAAAATGTGTAGCCAAGCGTCACCCCTCGAGCGCTTCCTGTTCTTTTCCAACCGACGCGAGAACGTGGAGAGTTTCACAACGTGATAAGCGATGACGAAAAATAAAAAATAATGAATAACCCTGGTGGAGGGAGGAGAAAAGTCAAAGGAAAGAAGCGAAGAAAGCCAGCGGTCGCCTGCCATGCACATGAACTTTGCCCCCTCGGGCAGATCTGGAAACGCCGTGCCGACACGGGGCTAGCCGTTGCTGCCTCTCGCTGGACGGTTGGCGCAGCATGGTATTCAGAAACATGCACACGACGCAACCCAAACCTGAAAGGAGGACTTGGCCGGCGGGCGGGATGTATGCTGAAAAGATGGGGCGAGACGGAGAGGAATTGGAGGCACGGGTATGACTCGCAACAGGACAAAAGAGAGGAAAGAATACAAGAATCCGTCATGGCTCCCCAAGAGCTATCCAGCATCGTCTAGTCCTCCAAGACGCAGCAGTGTTTCgaaaaagaaaagaaaaaaagaGGTCCTCGCAGCGCGCTGCGGCGGTCGCGGAGGGCCTGAACTGACCTGACCAAGTTCCCCTCTGCTCGACGGATCGCACATGGTTCCCATGTACGcacgcggccgtcggccacctCTTCCGAGGGCAACGCCTACTGCGCGATGCTCTCGGGGCTCATCATGCCAATCGTGTCGTCCTTGTCCGTTTGGCTCGTCCCGGCCTGGCTCTGCATGCTGTCCGTCCGCTCCATGCTAGCACCGAGCGCGAGCACGGCCGGGTTGGGCGGGGCGCCGACGTTCGCCGGAGCGCcggccttcttcttcgccggcgtGTTGTTGGCCGAGCCGCCTCCCTTCTCGGGCGTCGCCtgggccttggcctcggccgccgccgccgcgagctccatcttcttcttcttcttcgccatggccagcTGCTCCTTCGGCGGTCGCTTCTGCGCGGATATGATCTTGCCGCTCGCGCCGAGCCGCGGACGGGGCTTCCTCTGCTTCACCGGAagatcctcgtcctccaccAGCGGTTGGTCGCCGTTAGCGTGCAGCttggcgaggaagaagtTCTTGACCAGCCCGATCTGGTCCTGGATGTTCTCCTTGGTCACCGCGTCCGACGGAGCCAGCGCGTCGAACAAATCCGACGAACCGCCTGCCGTGGATTGCGACTGCATCTGGTACTGGCTCCGCACTCGGCTGTGCAGGAGGTGGAACGGCACCGAGAAGGAATCGAGTCCCATTtccttgtcgaggccgagggcgcggaAGCCGAAGAAatcctcgccgaggtcgtcggcgaagtCGCCGCTCATGAACTGGTCGCTGCCGTCCTTGAAggccccgacgccgtcggccccggcctcggccgaaaGGGCGGGCCGCAGCAGGTCCGTGAGGTGCAGCTTCATGCGCTCGTGGAGGACGCCGAGCTTGCTGGTGAGCCGATCCATGTCGTCGTTGGCGTAGGCGTCCAGCGAGGCCACGTCGTGCCCGTTCTCCTCCAGCGTGTGCAGGAGAATCTCCTCGGGCGTGAAACGTGACCGAACCTTGGGGCCTGCCTCCGTCTGCACCGTCGCCTTCTCGCACTCGCGGTAGATGTTGAAGGTCCGGACGATGGTCTGGAAGTAGTCGGCCGTGATGCCCGTCAGCGTGTCGAGTGCCGACGGCTGCACCTCCTCGAATCCGGTCGTGTACAGGATCTTGGCCACGGACCGCTTCAACGCGTCCTGGCACGCCTCGGGCGCCATGAccggtccgtcgtcggcgatgaagTGAGGCTCAATGTCCTGCTCCACAAAGGGGTCCGTGTTGGACTTGGGAAACTGGTTGGAATAAACCTGCGACTGAACCTGCATCTGCTTGATCACCGAGATCTTCGTCGCCAGCCTGCGCGTCTCCTGGATCTGGTGGATGTTGCGGTCCATCTTTTTCGTCAGcttgctcggcggcgccacgAACGAACCGGGCGGCACGAGGTGCAGGAACCGCTCGTGCTGGTTGATGacctggccgtcgccgtcctcgatcCATTGCAGGTTCGTCTGGATGTCAGGAATGTTGCTCAGGGAATCGTAGTAGTCGGGAATCACCCGGTCCGCTTCTTCCTCGATTCCTTCGGCCAGCGTCTCCGACGCCTTGTTGCCTGCATCCTTGGCCGTGCTGATCGAGCTTCCAAGGTGGGGGTGGTTGGCGATGCCaagcgcctcggcctccttctgGTTTCTCAAAAACCTTCTCATGCCGCCTTTGCTCCGAAGCAACGCCggggcgtcggcgttgagGCTGTTGTCCCTGAACAAAAGATGGCGCTCCTTGGCCACCAAGGCGCGgtccttcttcgtcgtctgCTTCCATATCTTGTACTCCTCATCTTCGTACGCTTGCTCGGCGGCTTCCCCGAACGCTTGGTTCAGCGCCATGCCGTTGAGGCTAGGTCCGTCAATGTCCATCGCGTCCGGGTTGCTGGCGACGCCCGAATTCCCGTTGGCCGTGCCGCTCGGGGTGATCGAGCCGCCCACCGGCGGCGTGGCGAATCCGTTGCTGCCATCCATGGCCTCGGAACCTTCTCTTCCCGCCTTTCCCAGCAGGCCGTTCAGCTGCAGCACCGGCTTCTTGTCCACCGGCGTCTCCTCCTTCTGGTCGCTTGGCGCCGTTCTGGACTTGCTTGCTCCTTTGGTGGCTGCCGTGCGACCACGAGACGACATTatcggctcgtcgtcggagtcgtcgccgttgtcgtcgtctccgccgttTTGTTTGCGCCGCTCTTCCGCCTCCACTTCGGCGCGGGAGCGGATGACGAGATCGGGAATCAAGGGGATGAGCTTCTCTGCCTCTTTTCTCATGCCATTGGCCATCCGACGCAGAGGGTGGTTCATGTCCTGGTTGTACTTGAGACAGTTGTCCCAGATCAGGttgaggtcgacgacgaaatCCGCCTTGGATTTGTACGTCAAGGACTTGATCTTCTTGGTCATTGTGCCCAGGTCCATGGGGTTCTTGATGACTGTTCAACTTGTCAGCTGGCGACGCCCAGGGCTCCGCGTTCACCGGGTGCCACGTACGGTTGTAGTAGTCGGGCGCATCTCTTTTGTTGACTCGCGTGAGGAAGGGTGTGGAATACTCCGTGTGCGCCTTGAGCTCTGTCAAGAccttctcgagcgcctcgtaCAGCTCCTCTTGGTTGACATTCTCCTCGCTGGCCCATTTGCTTCGGTTCTTGCGAACCTCGTTCATGAGCAGCCGCAGCTCGGCATCGGATGCAAGCACCTGGTCTCTCTTCAAGTCTATTCGAGCAATCAGATGCTTCAGGGTTAGACTGGAAGCGCCGAGGTTGGCGCTGCTGAGTGTGCCTTGGCCAGCCGCTTGAGCGCCCGTCGGATTCGACGTGTTGTTGTTTTCCATCTCGGCCTGGAGCTGCTTTTCCGAATCCTCCAACCGCTGCTGCTCAAGCATCGCCGTGCGATCATTCTCCAGCGTGTGAAAAATGGTGTGAAAGCTTTTGCGCGCCGCCAGTTCCGTAATTATTCTGGTCTCCTCGATTGTTTTTATGCCACCGTCAGCAACCTTGTCTTTTCGCTGCGAATCGTCCTGACCCTTGATCCTGTCTGCCAGCCTTCCGGGGGAGTTGACCGACTGGACTGGTGAGCTTCCCGACTTGGAGGGCGACAGCAGTGATCCGgaagcggcgacggcagcgttcTGCGGTTTCGCCGTTGGCTGCACGGTTTCTGCTTCCCcctcctcttcttcttcgtcgtcgtcatagTCGTCTTCGTCAATTGAGCGCTTGGCCTTCTTCAAAGGCGGTTCCTTGACTGGCTCGTGATCGCTTGTCGGGGGGGGCAAGCCGGTGGAGGAGGTAGGGGGAGCTTTACGCTTCAGACCCGCAATCGCGCCGAGATTGTATGAACCATCATCGGCAAATAGCAGCGCAACCTTTTCTTCGGTCTTGCGATATAAATCGGCAAAAAGGGCGCGACGGTTTTCATCTTCGACATCGATAGGTGCCTCAGGCATCAACCCCAAGGAGTTGTCGACTGGGGTCTGGGTGCGCCCcgagccatcgtcgaggtgATTCAAGGAGCGAATACCGGTTGCTTGGTTCAATGCCGGAGGCGGCCAGGCGGACTGGCCATTGGGGAGCGACATTTTAGGCCCGTGGCGATGGGAGCGACGACACGGCGCGTTGTCGCCATGCGCGGGGATATGCGCTCGCGTAGGGCCGAAACGAGGGCGATTGATGATATCACAACGTCATTGGCCAAAGTAGCGACATCGACATAGATGGTGGACGTGATTTTGCGACGAACGGCGTTGCGCTGGTGGAGCGTTGATGGCTCACGTTTGATGCGTTTTGGCGGTGGATCGTGAGTTGAGGTTGACTGAGGACTTGGGGTAAAGCGTGATTGCTGCCGCCCTGGCCACGCTGGGGGAAGAGTTTGGCGGGGCGAGACTGGAGGAGCAAGGACTAGACTAAGCAGGTATCAGTTAGGTATCTTGTAGCAAGGCGCTATTGGGAGAGCGCCAGCACCGTTGGTGGACAATCGTCCCCCAGAATTGGAAACGAAAACCGAAGGCAGAGATGACTTTTCCAAAATGACCTTAAAACCTGGGAGTATGAAGTGTCTAAAAAAGTTGGCAACCATGAACAAACTGGTCGTCGGAGTGCGGGCTCGGCTACCGTAGACAAGAGCATGCGGCgtactctactgtactccgtataataTGCTGTCGGTATTTTCATACTtgaagtaggtgtacaagtacttgtgcagatacttaagtaagtacttggagtCCCAAGTGCCAAGTATCTTACAGGACAGCGTTGAGCACGTGACCAACTACACAGTACGATTCCACGACAAGCTCCTGAGGTTGATTGAGCGGCTCAGGATTTCCATGTGATAACAAATCCTGAACCAAAATTTGCATAGTCACAACACTTCGAGCTACAAGTCATTTTCTCTCGGTTCTATTTCCGTGTGCgcatgtatgtacaagtGTATACAGTTGTGTTGTGGTTCAGTTTGCACTACTCCGAACCGCAACCGGCGCTGGAGAGGCGATTCCATGTGAAGTACAATGTGTACttagatgtacatgtacttattgtactgaagggagtacagtacatccgTATGTACTCTgaacggagtgcatgtactaatactgtactggcttacttgcagtactccgtatacaacttaagtattattatCGCGTCGCAAAGCCAGTAATATCGGTACTtattgtaagtacgtacGAGAACGTACTAGGCACCTTTTCTTGGGTTGTTGCGCCAAGACACAGCACACAGCATCTTTGTCCACAGCTGCACCACGGACCATAGCTTCCTTCACCTGGTCTGGCTTTTCGAGGTTCGTAAATCCACCTCCACTACCAACGCCCTCGCATCTGGCCCGTCCTTTCACTCGGCAAACTCGATCTGGACCTTTTGCAACAGGTTGCGGAGAATCCCATACTGCCATCTTTTGACCAGTCTCCTCCGTACCAGAGCTCCATCATGCGTATACGACTGCCCTTTGCAGGTAATCTCCCTTCTGGTTACCGACCTGACGCCGCTCATCGATGCTGACCAACCCTCCCTCTGCTCAGCTGTGTTCGCACTGCTG includes these proteins:
- a CDS encoding transcriptional activator spt7, with the protein product MSLPNGQSAWPPPALNQATGIRSLNHLDDGSGRTQTPVDNSLGLMPEAPIDVEDENRRALFADLYRKTEEKVALLFADDGSYNLGAIAGLKRKAPPTSSTGLPPPTSDHEPVKEPPLKKAKRSIDEDDYDDDEEEEEGEAETVQPTAKPQNAAVAASGSLLSPSKSGSSPVQSVNSPGRLADRIKGQDDSQRKDKVADGGIKTIEETRIITELAARKSFHTIFHTLENDRTAMLEQQRLEDSEKQLQAEMENNNTSNPTGAQAAGQGTLSSANLGASSLTLKHLIARIDLKRDQVLASDAELRLLMNEVRKNRSKWASEENVNQEELYEALEKVLTELKAHTEYSTPFLTRVNKRDAPDYYNLIKNPMDLGTMTKKIKSLTYKSKADFVVDLNLIWDNCLKYNQDMNHPLRRMANGMRKEAEKLIPLIPDLVIRSRAEVEAEERRKQNGGDDDNGDDSDDEPIMSSRGRTAATKGASKSRTAPSDQKEETPVDKKPVLQLNGLLGKAGREGSEAMDGSNGFATPPVGGSITPSGTANGNSGVASNPDAMDIDGPSLNGMALNQAFGEAAEQAYEDEEYKIWKQTTKKDRALVAKERHLLFRDNSLNADAPALLRSKGGMRRFLRNQKEAEALGIANHPHLGSSISTAKDAGNKASETLAEGIEEEADRVIPDYYDSLSNIPDIQTNLQWIEDGDGQVINQHERFLHLVPPGSFVAPPSKLTKKMDRNIHQIQETRRLATKISVIKQMQVQSQVYSNQFPKSNTDPFVEQDIEPHFIADDGPVMAPEACQDALKRSVAKILYTTGFEEVQPSALDTLTGITADYFQTIVRTFNIYRECEKATVQTEAGPKVRSRFTPEEILLHTLEENGHDVASLDAYANDDMDRLTSKLGVLHERMKLHLTDLLRPALSAEAGADGVGAFKDGSDQFMSGDFADDLGEDFFGFRALGLDKEMGLDSFSVPFHLLHSRVRSQYQMQSQSTAGGSSDLFDALAPSDAVTKENIQDQIGLVKNFFLAKLHANGDQPLVEDEDLPVKQRKPRPRLGASGKIISAQKRPPKEQLAMAKKKKKMELAAAAAEAKAQATPEKGGGSANNTPAKKKAGAPANVGAPPNPAVLALGASMERTDSMQSQAGTSQTDKDDTIGMMSPESIAQ